The Lytechinus variegatus isolate NC3 chromosome 7, Lvar_3.0, whole genome shotgun sequence genome includes the window tccaaagcttcgcatatttttcgttacgccgttccggtcgcattgatctgctgcaattttggtgaaaagcggccgccgagcgctgtccgaccatcgtctctgcgctAGTGCACCCGgtggaggccgcgctagctgcatcatgcacgcatgcccgttccataggggtgcatacgcacgtactcacacactggcgatccgttccaaggacccccgtttttacaaaattgtagttccaaagcccgttccgaggaccctcctttttacaaaaAGCCAGCTCCAGggcccccgtttttttgtctcgcccgcggcacacccctaccacttttttggtcgagtgcccccccccattggcggcggaagcaaataaatttagggggtgtccacctaaaatttttgtatggacacatgtaaaaaataggacaagcgccccaaaaattttttgacaagcaaaaaaaaaaaaaaaaaaaaaaaaaggtcatcagcctaaattttagggggggacaacacacgtttcaaggggggccacgtgaatttagggggggacgcaggaaaaaaaattgacaagcaaaaaaaaaaaaaaaaaaaaaaggttatcaaaaaaaatttagggggggaccgtcccccccacctaaaatttagggggggacacgtccccccgtccccccgcttccgccgcctatgcccccccccgggctcaGTATCTCGTGAAGAAAATTAACATACCAAATAGGTTCACATTTAACCAGGGAATTGGGAGGTGGTTTAAAGTAGTATGTTACCGTAGGATTTAGTCATATTAACGAAACCAATCGATGGCGATATatatcattggaaataacgcATTAGCTTTGGTTAGTATCTAGTCGGTTTCGACGATGTGACTGAATCCATCACCCGACAGTCCACATGTTGTAAAGATCGTGAGAACTACCAGGTGCAAGTTCTTCCATCTTGTCCACATCAAACCACTTTCTATCCTTTCTAATAAACAGGGAGAGTTTTGTTGacagaaaaatatttgatttccaCATCAAATACAGCTTAATACATGCATTTCCATGCAAAAGCTTTCCTAGATAAAGCATTTTCTTGACACTCATAATAATGTAGGCCCTACATACCTAAATACTTCAATTATCCATTTCTTTAAGCTTGGACCCTtcccttttcagtatttatGCATGATCATGAGCTTTTGGAATTCAAGTAGAGGCCATACTATACTTCGCAGATGCGTCCTCTACTCTAAAACCGACACCAATCACTTTAGAGTACCCCCTCCACCAAAAagatgaggttttttttttttttttatagtacaTCTGCATtgttaaatcacgttgattttaaattcatttgTGATTACAGAAGATTACTTCGGTAGTGGTGAATACagtttatattgtttataattatatattaGTATTTCGGGAGTGCGTCAAATAAGGACGATGTAAGCAGTGCAGCATTTTCAAAGTAGTCGAGGtggcgggtattttcttttcacAACCAACATATCGGACCAAATGGACATATAATATAGTTCTCAATACGAACTATATTTCCAATCAATGCATCTATTTCCTCAACAAGATTAGATTGTTAGGATTTAGCTGTCTTCAAATTCCTGAAGAAACTCTTATGTGATCGAGTCCTTCCTTGTTCAATCACCCAATTATTCCCTGGTTAAGTTTTATTAGCGCTAGCTGTAAAAGAGATCGCAATGCAATATGATTGTAGCAAGTAAAACGACTTTGTATTAACTACCGCATAGTTGCCTAAAGTGGAAGACCCACACTAGCAATGAATGAGTACATGCAAAGTCTGTACGGCCAGACTATGATTGTTGAGTGGGTGGGTTTAAGTTCAAGATACAACGATAGCACACCATCGAGTTACATAGAAACGTACATACATCATGGGGAGAAGAGATTCAGGGCATCCTTCACTTCCGAACACACTTCGGATTCGCGCCAATTTACAGTGCATGCAGGAACTACGTAGATATACTCCTGACTTACCATGGttcgtttgtttgttttggCAATGTTGCCACAAAACGAAAAGCGGATTCCATCACCCATTATCAATTTTAAGCAATGAATGAGAAATCCAGATCCCATCAATTTTTCATCATGCAGCAAACATCAAATATTATGTTGAATATAGGCATATATTTGACATAAAGTAGTAAATACCAAAGATCCACATTACAGACGTCGATATAAAAgatcacaagaaaaaaaatggctgATGCATGAGTGAAATAGAACTATCATTATTGCAGCGCAggtgtgtaggcctatatatccgTAGGGGGTATGCTGCTGTTTTGGGGGTAGAAATGGGCATTGGTATGAAATTGTCATGATTTGAAGTCAATGGTGTCTtaaaaaccaaataaaaaatcattattgatTCCGTGGCGTACCTAGAAACACCACCAGGAGGAAAATACTAACCCCctgaccccacccccccccaaaaaaaaataagagaggtcaaatgtcatttcgtTATCTCGTATATTTTTTATaccctccaaaaaaaatatcaaagttctGTCAGGTGATGGGGCACTCTGTCCCCTCCCCCGGCCACCCAGGTTCTCTCGTGGCAATGGCATAGGGTCTACTGATGGCGTATGGGGGGCTGTGGGtcatgggcaaaattttcacgaccaagaaaaaaagtaaaaggaaaAGGGGGTAAATATAACATTATTTTCTGAAACTTATGTCAAAATCTGTTACAAAATTAGACTTtcgtattaaaaatgtcaacattttggCTCGATCGCATCGCTTGCaactttcttagaaatttttggCCCCAAATGCCATGTCTGGACCCCTCAAAATTTCGGGCTTATTACGCAACTGGcttattgttatttttgaaatacatgtgatCTTTACTGCTAGTAATTCTTCATCTCTCGCAaccttcattttttataatgaCATCGATGAATTTTATAAGCTCTACATTTGATACGCGGAGATCAAAAATTGTTAATTGATCTCCagaattttataatttttattccaAACAATTAAGTAAAGCGTTGGAGCGAGTGATCACTGTCTTCAATTTCCTTCGGGGGGGCtacgttgggggggggggggtgaaaggaAATAGACTCTCAAGTCATGCATATTCAAATAAgagagagattttttttttctttaacctAGAGCCTCTTCACTCGAGTCATTTGAGTGGGTTAAATTGCACGAGTTCCAATTAATTCACATCAATGGCGTCTTTGAAATGTATCTCAATTAGTATTGAgattaatcaaaataattacTGTTCAAAGATAATGAATATTAAGTTGAGTGAGGTATTAGTACTATTGATCTATGATTCATCCTGGTATTCTCATTTCATATACGTACGTCTTCAAATTTCGTcggggaatgggggggggggggatggcgcTATGTAATGAATGATCTGAAGTCAAATTCCAGTAAACAGACAAAAACACCTCTTAATTTTGGTGTACCATGTCATGAGTTTCAATTAATTTAACTCAATCGAAATTTGTCTCATCGATCAGTCCCCATAATGGTATGAATTTGAATGAACCTCAACTTTATTGTCTAGCTATTTCCCTCGTTTCACCAAGGTCCTCATTGGTCTCACCGGATTTGTGATTTCCAATGTACATTACATTATTTACGTCAAGAGTAGTATTACCATTCAACTGTGAGTTTGTTAATATCTCTCAGTTTATAGATCAAGTAAATCTATGTTGTTGTATGATAACCATTCTTATCTTGCAGTCTATAATACAGCAACAATTACGCTTCGCACACGTGCATACCGTGCATCTACATACTTCACTCATTTTTGAACTCGCAATAACATATAAATGTTGCCTTTAAAACTGAGGtacaaaaggaaagaaaattaccATCTTCTCCCGGTGCTTCTTCTGCTATCCAAGCGTCAGCGACGAAGCTGCCAATTAATTCATCGTCTGGCGGGTGAGATATGGGAAGTCCATTGGGATGCCGCGGATCACCATGGGGGGTAGTCAAAGGCAAGGGGAGATTCCCGTTCGTCTCTGTGGCATCCAGATGATCTAGATCATCGCTAATCTCAATCGGTTCGGTGCCCATAGGCGCCACCATCTCCTcttcgtcatcgtcatcatcgaaCTCCCCTTCGTTGTCATCCTCCTCCCCTTCGTCATCTTGTTCCACGCTCCCACCCATGAATTCCCCCACCCCCATCATACCAGATGTGAGATGGGAGGGGTGGGTGAAGTCTGAGAGATGGTGTCCGTTGTGTCTGCTCATGTCACCCTCGACCTCTATGTCGGCCTGTTTTACTTCACGACGCGCCctccatttcatattttcccaaCACTTTCGCAGTTGTTTGGCATCGCGAATTCTCTTATCGACGGACTGAGAGTTGAACTTTTGCGTTATGAGCTGCCAGGCGCGCTTCTTTTCATCCAGCATATTCTGGTTGATGGCTTTGCGCTCAAGAATCCCAATATATTTATTGACTAAATTTTGAAGGAGGGTCCTGTCAGACGATTCAAATTTGTAGCGAGGTAGTCTTTTTCGTAGCATGCTACGTGGTTTCAAAGTATTCGCCTGGGACATCATGCCTGTGTCAATGATCAGATTATTATCTGTCAATATTTGAATAAGATGTCGATCAAGAATATCAGAATAGCTTATGGCCCAAATATAACTCActttatttaacaattttccATGGGGTTGGAGATGTTTGAATGTTTAAATTGCACTTTGGTAGAGATTATCAGAACAACTACTAAATACCAGTCTCGACAATTCTCCTCTTTATCCTTTGTGCATCTAGTTTCGTTCAAAGTTCTTTGAAGGGATTTGAGTGTAAGTTCAAATTCCATGAAGCGTGCCGCATTTATTTCAAGACGATATAGCACTATATCATCCACATTTAAAAAGGCTCATGCAGACAATTCGCTCGGGGAATAATGAGAGACGATGACAATGACAGGAAGACAGGCGCACTTAACTTGATATACACGAGAAAGACTAATGGTGTAATTCATTAGCTGCACTGTGTGCGTGTATACAAACGATGTTCATTCGTTGCTATGGTTGGCAAGGCTATTAATGCCAAGGTCAATCACGTTGTAAAACTGAAGTCATGGGCCGGGTCTATCTGGTCAACATCTGAAACGAACcatagaaacaaaataatgagttAATTTTGCGTGAAATCTGGATTTAATTCCCCTGGTGGTATATTGGTGTTCAAACAGCAGGCATCCATTCATTCACGTTCGTTGCTGATGAAATGGGAATGGTAACAGTTCAGTCACTCAATGATATTTCTTGCTTGATTCAAAGTAGAATTGCACTCGATCACCTTCCCCAGCTATTTATCCATAAAATGATGCATTGGTATCTCCAAATGTAAGATAAGTTGGCATTCATTTCAGCAAAGAATATCCCCCACCAGTGCGATGTAAGATTAGGCCTGCGTGGATATGCTTCATACGCTTGTGCAGTGTACTTCCAATATCAACAGCACACCACGCACACCATGCAGTTGGCTACACCTCAATTATAATATGGACAAGAAGCACTACCCTTGTCTAGGAGAGCCACGCTCTAAAGCTCTTTCTGTTTCCCCTACAGCCCCTACGTCACTCACGTTCTTACAATCCAAGGACCCACGCTAAGTCCTGCCCACAAGCGGCACAATCTTTCCCGCGCTAACCGATAGGAGTGACCTTTGTATCATACCCTGTCGTGCTTGCACTGGAAAATTCTGATCATTTTCCGGAGCACTTGAGTTTCCCAGTGAGTGAATGCTTGATAGATTAGACATGTGTGTCGCCCTTGCACTGGCTGGTTGGCTGGATTGCACAGGGAGATTCAAAGCCAGCCAGCCAGCCACGTACACACAAAAGCTCCTCGCTGATATTCTGCGAGGATGTCGGTACCGTGTGTTTTGTGTGTTCAGTGCTCGCTCTGGCGCGAAAGAGAGAGATCGAAAGAAAAGAATCCACAGGCGACTCCAGGCACACATAGACATGCAGGCAGGGTTTTCAAGAGGTCATTGAGGAAACAGCTTGCCAAGTGTGGCATATGTGTGAGGCATGTCTGGTGTTCCTGCATAAATTATGACTCAAGGGGAATGTGTGCATAAGGGAATATAGGAAGTACAACATAGACAGCGCTCCGGCGTAAGAAGCGTTACAACTTCAGAGACCACATGACATTATGGCCGATCTCTTTCCAGAAAAACTTGCAAATAAATAAGTTTATATTGCTTGAAAACTGCACTGAGTCGTGCGGATCATATCATTCGTATCATTTGGACTTTGGCaaatccaatgaaagtaaatctAAAAGACCATCCACTTTAGACCTACTATTTCACACAATGATCAAGATTTCGAGCTTTACATGCGGAGGCTCCAGAAAACGCAAATTATGGGGGCACCCGTATATAGTAGTTCGCAGGGCAAATACTAACATGCGATGAATAAGGGAATGTAATGGATCAAGATTTTCTATAATCCAGGAATCATCAGGATGGGAATTCTTGTTTAGGATAGCTTGGCTATTTCAAAGGACTAGCTACATGTGCTTAAAATCCAGACACTACCCGGATACTCCCTTTGCGGTGCTGAAAAAGAAGACTATCTCGATTCTCTGTAACTTCGGTTTCAGTATGTATACAGCACTTGCGATTCGCCCTAATGTGTATGCATATGGTTTCATTGTTATTGTCATACTCTGTGTACTGTTATAAATTGCCTTTGTCACAGCTTCGGTTTGTGGGTGAAGTAAAATTATGTAGAGGGTGAGGCCGTACCTTTAAGTTAGTACAAATGAGAGGTCTCTGCATGTAGTATATCAGGGAGTTGGGAGGGTTATATATCCTGGTACTTTGTTTATGTGCCAGTGTACCGTGTCATTGTAACCCGACTGGCCATGTTTTCCTTCATCGCCTAGGATAGTTTGTGGAAATTAATTAACTATACTGCAAATGCACTTCTCTTTGTGAGAGACTGACATTGATACAGTTCAGTGGATTAACAAAAAGGAAGCCCTTCAGTAAGTGTGCTTTGCATAAGAAAGGGGGAAATCCCAGCGAACCGCCTATCATATTGCGCTTCCTGAAAACTATGAAGCCATGCATCAAGTGTAATATTCGATCATGTACCCTACAGACGACTAGCTCCCTTAATAGCTCGATCCTCATCATTTGAAGGCACTCCTTGAACACACATGAGACATACTTACCCATTCGTATGAATTAGTATGATAGCTCCATGGGGATCACCCCTACCCCCACCCTTCGGCTCACTCCCAGCTTTTCTCTCTTATAGTCTCTTTACACCGGGTTCCCGTTATATGCCCCCTCCCTCAGTTTATCTGTATACCTATTTCTCTTGTTATATACCTCTCTCGATCTCttttcctctctccctctcttctcctTGCTCTCGGCTACCCTTTATCTACTATGTTATAAACAGCGTAATACAACGTAGAGCGATTCAGTTGCTAGTGGAATCAGGGAGATAAGAGATATAATGCAGGCATGTGCTAGGAATGAAAGAGTTCACGTTCAATATCGAACGAGTAGTCCGTTAGGGTCCATGGTAATATCAAGGCGGTGCAAGGTGcgatctttttcttcttcctcttcccaCTATGCGTAGTCTTTCGACTCAGCCATCTTACGGTTATgaattttgatgttcatttgCACAATAAATAGCCTAACCAGCGGCCTAACCGTTTGGTTTGTTCAATTAAATTTATTACTAAATTACAGTCGATTATACAATATTGCATGAATCATAcatcacatgatttttttttgagctCACATGAAATATTTGTCCCGGCtaaaaattgcatttattgTGTTAACGGGGGAGTACCCCAAGTCCCCAAAAATAGGTctttttagaataaaaagaaaaaagtcaaaccagcataacactaaaaaattgatcaaattcaaatgataaaaattatactattttagagtttcgcttaattaaacaaaacagtagatgcacatcctggtcggtatgcaaatgaggggacaatAATGACAACACGCTCTCATTTcttcagtatttttttatgaCAATAGTTTAATTTTCCCAATTGGATATACCATAGTGTTAACATATCGGGTTGAattggaagtttttttttcgtcaaatctgtaaaaatttgaatattgtctatttcacacaaaatatatataaaaaaatattgagtgacATCATACactctttcatttgcatatcgctgaggTATACATATggaactgttttgtaaaaaaataagcaaaacataaaatatttaaaggtcaagtccaccccagaaaaatgttgatttgaataaatggagaaaaatcaaactagcataacgctgaaaatttcatcaatatcggacataaaataagaaagatgttgtttgaaggtttgcatggtggcatgtacaattgctgacgtggtttacggtacaccatgtggagtgttataggaacagtggatagaagaagagaagaagtggataggcgagaaagtggagatttgagagtaagtattctttcttgaaaatagtcctgaaaaggactgtaaaccagaaggaatgttgagtgagaacagcttgagtagtagagctgatgtgaagatcccgggggggccacttccattcacaagtggataccatgcgcgaccatggggtctcgaaaagcaccctaaacacgtaatttccatattctgaaaatgcaccccttaacaagtattggcgtgtgaaaccctacccttaacaagtattgaaaacaaaacgatactcttggcaaatattccctgaaatgaacccctaaacaagtacaggaatgttttattgttacgggtccttcggtcgtcggctttaccttatttggtttagtacgaccccaccttctacacctcgcgcaaatcggactcttaacacgaagtgttggggcaaaaaggacatcctttaaaaaacatttgaattttgttttatcatccccgcaaattcgaccctaaacacgtaattttcctagcgaaatagatacccttttttcattatttttgtgtatttgacacccttatcacgttacgtacgtaacgtgccctatcgtgaaaaagacatcctttttacgtgtttttttggtcgcgcatggtatccactcgtcaatgtaagtggcccctccggggtggtgatgctggcttgagtcggcgagtagagatgatgagtagtagagagactcgacgtttcggacaggttgactgtccgtcttcaggagtgaagtGAAGTATATtgtctggtttacagtccttttcaggactattttcaagaaagaatacttactctcaaatctccactttctcgcctatccacttcttctcttcttctatccactgtttctataacactccacatggtgtaccgtaaaccacatcagcaaaaataagaaagttatgacattttaaagtttcgcttaatttacgaaacagttatatgcacatcctggctggtatgcaaattaggatactatgacgtcatccactcaggggcggatctagctttcgccaataggcggggggccgaaaaaatacccatattttccccgatcggccgcttaaagttgatttttgtttgtttctttgaaggggtagtcctaacagtcacttcttagctttattcttgcaaaacataaataaataatatcatataaGCTCTAATcgaatagtgcgagcgcgaagcgcgagctactttcttttggaaatttcatgtattttgtcctgaaaatttaacattttgtgatcgtgaacaagatgtgtttgtattgcgagcgcgaattgtcatgattgtgagcaaaaatttgtaataagCCAATATGTTCTGCCTGATCGAAAAGGGgtctgttaaggactgtttgcagttacccatgaaaacgatgcatatttcaacaatcaagtattgcgagcgcgaagcgcgcgcTGAAAACTTTTGACATTCTGACCTAAGAATtcgaaattctaagcactttttgtactCGTGTACAGGAGAGGCATATAACTAAACaactaatgcgagcgcgaagcgcgagtgggaaaaaatagagatttatacctaaaaacgggacactctatctGTCTGTCAATCTTGAAGAGGATGGGTATCTTCCTACATGaatagtgtgagcgcgaagcgcgagaagaaattttttatattctaatATAAGACTGGAACTGGATAATTaaagcacgttttgaataaagaacaaactGCGTATTTCAACAAACATGACTGTGTTCGTGTTTTTGAGATTTAGATCAAAATATCTGGACATtctaaataaatttcatttattatcaaaatcaataatgcgcgagcgcgagctgaatctgAAAAGGATCAGTTTAAGCACTGCTTTAAGCactgtgtaggaaaattgtgaagtggatattATATGGATAGCACTTAACCAATgttgtgagcgcgaagcgcataccgattttttttaattatttttaaaactagCACCGAGACATTGTAATGACagtttgtcatcatatgaaaatgatgactatctttctATTCCTCTTCCCAAACGCGAGATGAAAGTTGTCGATATTCCATCCTGAAAAAAGGACAATTTCATTTATAGGAATTAATGAAACTATTAtcttatattttaatttgatattaacGAGACCGCGAAATTGGTTGATATTAAGgtctgaaaactggatattttgaggattttttttatattgtcttACGGCCTACTTGAGCGCATATGGTAATCCTATGCAGAGCTACTCGGCCGTTGCTGGAGTACAGGAAACCCATGTGCAGGAGACGGCCGGCCCGATCCCCATAGGCCTACTCGATCGCAGTGGCACCGCATTCTGTTGGTTTGCGTATATGATTTTGTGAACCAACAGAATGCGGCGCCACTGCGATCGAGTAGGCCTATGGGGATCGGGCCGGACGTTAAGAGGCCGTAAATTGAAACATTGATCTAATACCGCCGTAATTGTCTTTAATTCTGTTTTCAGCGTTTTTCTAAAGttaaaaaggatttttttttggttgccaAAAATAGCGGGGCCGGCTCAGCCCcttggatccgcgcctgtccactcactatttcttttgtgcttcattatatgaaatattctaattttctcctcattgtcaagtgatacaacaattaattcctccctgaacacgtgtaattagcattgtttaatactatattgttcagtcaagttggtccttaatgtcaaatctaaaaaaaaaatgcaaatgttATATTCCACTTTATTACTTCCGTATTTAAACTATGGTATTCTTGCCTGGGGAAATTCTAGTAAGCTTCAACTTGATAAAATTTTGGTTATTCAAAAGAGAGCAATTCGTATAATCTCCAATGCCCATATACGGgctcaggggcgtcgatccatttttcagattggggggggggggcaaaatcatgaatcaattttccaaaggcgctcgatcacacaaacacacacatatgcctatatacagtgcgtatcaaaaaaaagtttacacttagaaaaaatcctgtaaaattatatatttgtaatatcctaatgatttttccacattttagcattggtacagatccagttaagcaaatgacgatataactgtcgaaaaatatttccgcttgagtgagcaccacttacttttgaaaagttggtgaaaaatgatttgcgcagaacattgaaatagtcactgcgaataaaagtaatgaagaacacgtggaatttagctattaaaattgatttgaagatatcttttacctttttaaacttgtttccttgcccaaaacacttcgaagagtgcattgcgccccaccccactcccccacacaccgagtccatcgtgacgatatttgctttacactgagctgtgatttacatgaaatggcttaggcttgattttcatattgttaatcattgccaagcttgggaaaagtgtggagaaacaagtatcaaatgaaaaatgaaatgtaaagccactttaaatgataaaaacttagtgaaaagtgctggagatggctgaaataaacttttgttcacattcaggtatgtcctcagatccagctgtcACAAAAAGGGTagaggttgtgcttactaagtgttaaaatttcaaatttgggcggcaaaattgttacaaaatgcttgaatgtatctgttttatttcaattggctaaaagtgctagggaaatttatgagaaatgcttcgcagggtaagtttgatttcgccctttccccttgacacagcgtgaaaacaagcatttctgcgcaaacagatttctgcgagctttacaaaaatggacagtgctcactcaagtgtaacattctgtcaaaacttttactttcatttgatagatgagacccaaacccataattatatgtgaaaaaattacccacatgttgcatATTTCTAAATTCCCAGGgcattttcaaagtgtaaacttttttttgatacgcactgtatatgtgtacatatatatatatatatgtatatatatatatacacacacacacatatatatatacatatatatctcaccagcagattaatgcgagcgcgaagcgcgagctgaaaattttgatatttcgatctgaaaatttttttgatttaatggacgttttttaataaagaataagatatatatatccaacaaaaaattattgcaaatcgaagtaggagttcttttgaggtttagaactgaaaacgggaccataatcacctatttaatcatggaaagtatgggttttgttacaaaaatgatgcaagcgcgaagcgcgagctgaaattttttgatattccaatctgaaaagtggacattttgagcacgattttagacgaagaacgagttgtgtatctcaatctcgcttgctgatttctgtgtaacattacaatcttattttattttcagcacatgcggaattattgggggggggcaaaatgataggtttgccccccccccaaatattttcattggtggggcgatcgcccccccccctgccccaacataatcgacgcctctgtacGGGCTCATACCACAGGTCCTCTCTTTTTAGAAAAGGGTGTTTTAAGAGTTTCTGATATTTTCCTTCTGCAGTTGGGTTCTTTTATGTTTCAACTGAATAATAATGACTTGCCTCCGGCACTTAATTATATGTTCATAAAAAACAACCAGTTGCATGACTATCCAACACGCcaagcattttcatttcatcttcaaaaaaaaagaacaaaatttgCCCACAATACTATTATTTATTCAGGTCCCAAATATTGGAATTCACTCAATATCGATATAAAAAGATCTGTTAGCTTAActgcatttaaaagaaaatt containing:
- the LOC121418143 gene encoding uncharacterized protein LOC121418143, which codes for MMSQANTLKPRSMLRKRLPRYKFESSDRTLLQNLVNKYIGILERKAINQNMLDEKKRAWQLITQKFNSQSVDKRIRDAKQLRKCWENMKWRARREVKQADIEVEGDMSRHNGHHLSDFTHPSHLTSGMMGVGEFMGGSVEQDDEGEEDDNEGEFDDDDDEEEMVAPMGTEPIEISDDLDHLDATETNGNLPLPLTTPHGDPRHPNGLPISHPPDDELIGSFVADAWIAEEAPGEDGDREDIHLQTEIGDASQENQIWNGSTSPAGGGMGGGASTSSSTRHTHTPPLAASDTSQDRIPRAPSVSSSMGDAAESLSSRHSISSSSRNNKRPRDKVYTNQSNAHQPRRPSSSASPVVLLDGDGESSAVAERSSVEEAERQMRTDEEHGKRMELLQAQLDFEKSKVERMRRMMEMSEIEHRARMRMLVRYQQVAEKQKEYWSHHVDTVKRDEVTDQF